The genomic interval tcttattttttcgtcctatctcttgctttcctcttcttcccttttttttctttgtccatttttttaccttaattctcttttctcccaGTGCTCACTTGTCCGTTGTTTTATTCgcagtttcttttatttctccattactccttccttccttctttccttcctttcttcctttcttccttctttctctcttctctctttccttcctcgtcatGAAAATCTAAGGTAAGCGTCTCTCGCGTTTAACTGTAATGaggtttatgtctctctctctctctctctctctctctctctctctctctctctctctctctctctctctctctctctctctctctctgtgtgtgtgtgtgtgtgtgtgtgtgtctaggattATGTAAACtgtaaatcaatgaaaatgcaaacacacacacacacacacacacacacacacacacacacacacacacacacacacacagagagagagagagagagagagagagagagagagagagagagagagaagtatgggGGAGGTGGACAAGGGGTGAGTTGGTAACACTGACAGTGACAAACTATCCCCGTGGTGGCAACATTGTCGAAGGGAAACCGCTGCGTAATTCTCGATAAATGtcgcctttcacacacacacacacacacacacacacacacacactctctctctctctctctctctctctctctctctctctctactaattcCATAAATTTCgtacattcttcttttattcatttatttccaagCTGTTTATTtctataatactttttttttttttgttactttatttcctccgtcctattccttccttctgttttcttcgTTACTTCCTTTCTTAAACTTACCTTCCGTTGTCGTTCGATTCCTTTtctatcgtcttttttttctttcactttctccttttcatttcatcaaaaactttcttttgtctccctgcgactccttctcctcctcctcctcctcctcctcctcctcctcctccttcttcttcttcttcttcttcttcttcttcttcttcttcgtcgtccttttctttcttctgtttaattttcccctttcttttttataacttCTTCTTTTAGCTTTCCTATTCAAcctgccttcttttctttttctgttgtaCCTTCTAGCTtaccttgtcttctttcctgtgttgtctctctctctctctctctctctctctctctctctctctctctctctctctctctctctctctctctctctctctctctccctccctccctcctcacacaGTCATCCCTTTTATTAATGCATCTCtcccctttccatccttcccctcagcttttttttccccaccaccaccgccaccacctccaccaccaccaccaattcctcctcctcctcctcctcctcctcctcctcctcctcctcctcctcctcctcctcctcctcctcctcctcctcctcctcctcctcctcctcctcttcttggacGGTGGAAGCGACAGCCCACCATTAAGCACCTGGTCCTTGTAAaatgttgatgagagagagagagagagagagagagagagagagagagagagagagagagagagagagaaaaccagtgGTGCGGTTAATATGGTGGTCAACGTTAGGTCAAGATACGTGTTTCTACCTCACTAACTTTGtccattcccctctctctctctctctctctctctctctctctctctctctctcacacacacacacacacacacacacacacacacacacacacacatacacacacacacacacacacacacacacctagcagtaaataggtacgggatgtaactcgaggggttgtggcctcgctttcccggtgtgtggagtgtgttgtggtctcagtcctacccgaagatcggtctatgagctctgagctcgctccgtaatggggaagactggctaggtgaccagcagacgaccgtggtgaattacacacacacacacacacacacacacacacacacacacacacacacacacacacacacaccgcgtagtgtagtggttagcacgctcgactcacaatcgagaggcccgggtttgagtcccggcgcggcgaggcaaattggcaagcctcttaatgtgtggcccctgttcacctagcagtaaataggtacgggatgtaactcgaggggttgtggcctcgcttttccggtgtgtgaagtgtgttatggtctcagtcctacccgaagatcggtctatgagctccgagctcgctctgtaatggggaagactagctgggtgactagcaggcgaacgaggtgaatcacacacacacacacacacacacacacacacacacacacacacacacacacacacacacacacactcgcccctCGGCATCAAATAATACGTTCTCTGTATTTTCGCTAAGAGGGAAATACATGACCACACCCAgtctacaaacaaacacacacacacacacacacacacacacacacacacacacacacacacacacacacaccgcgtagtgtagtggttagaacgctcggctcacaactaaGAGGGtcctggttcgagtcccgggaaatggcgaggcaaatgggcaaacctcttaatgtgttgggtgtgttcacctagcagtaaataggtacgggatgtaactcgaggggttgtggcctcgctttcccggtgtgtggagtgtgttgtggtctcagtcctacccgaagatcggtctatgagctctgagctcgctccgtaatgggaaaaggcaggctgggtgaccagcagacgaccgtggtgaattacacacatatacacacacacacacacacacacacacacacacacctcaactgTAGTCTTTTGTTCAGTGGTTGGTGTAATCGTATATTAGTGCTTGGCTTTGCAGTTTACGTGTGGCAGTCATtcatggtggtgggaggaggttgttgttgttgttattggtggttaagactttgttctctcaccaagacttttTATTTGCAAATGCCACTTAAAAATGAGTAGTTGTGCTCTTATAAGCGTTGTGTTGGCCTCGGTGGTGATGCAGAGTGCCGTTAGTGAGACGCTGCATGGCTAAAAATGTAAAACACTATAAATGACTTCCAGCAGACCAAGTTCGTAAAAAGACGCTCCTCAAACAGGCCCGTCACACCAGTGCATTTTCcgtcaagttttctttctttctttctttttttctttcttttcctctctgctTTCCATCTTACTTTACCTCctgttatagttttttttttttttttttggctgccTAGTCAAACGGAAGTGATCGTTTTTACGGAATTGGATTGTTGTCAACTTTTCTTGCAAAATAAAAATCCGTTGTTTATGATATGAAGACACACGCTAAGTaattattttgaaaaaaaaaaaaaaattgatagatcACTAGAATAAATTTCacgtaaagaaaatgtatgtatatttttcaaaTTTAACATGTCAATACATTTATCTTCCTGCTCGAATGACTCGATAGACCTTAAAGAAAGTCTCTGTATCTCCACTCCTCCACGGGGGAAATCATTCAAACTCGTTTGACCCGTCTATGATTTATAATACTTGTAATAAAGTGTAGAACAGCGAATGCTTGCGTCTGAGCATCCACGTTTGTTTATAGTGTCGATGAAAGCGCAGATgaacggctgtgtgtgtgtgtgtgtgtgtgtgtgtgtgtgtgtgtgtgtgtgtgtgtgtgtgtgtgtttgtgtgtgtgacgtggcgCGACCAAGAAATTTTCAATTTTCAGAAAACTGGCGGAAAAATGTGCTATTGTAAGGGAACCTTGAGAGTACTATACTCAAACGCTATGTTCTTTTATCAGGTATATTTTTAaaggtctttctttcttttttttttttttctctctgaggCAGCGCAGATTTTTATTAAAGTCTGATTGTATTTATGCAAAAACCCTGCCATTGAAACTCTCCAAGTAACTTCCATCAGAGCATGCTGAAGATGATCGGGATGAGATACATAAACACCATCGATATTATCAGTATATAATGAGAGtgggtttcttttatttttctgttagtGATGAtacccccccgtctctctctctctctctctctctctctctctctgcgtcaccAATAATTGAGTCGCTTCGGTTTGCTGCTCACGTCTCGTCCCGCTCAATTAGCTTCACCTGGGACTCACCTGtgtcacacctcaccacactctaccacactccaccacactcCCCCTACACCCATATGTACTTACTGCACCCTAAATCATTCACCACACCCCAACGCCATCTTCATTACGTACACCCTCATCACTGttatcacgcacacacacacacacacacacacacacacacacacacacacacacacacacacacatgcacgctcACTCGCTCTTTCCACTTGTGACGAGGAAGAATGTGGGTGGATCGATCAGGTGGATGGAAGAGTGGATGCGCGAACCCGCCCACTTCCCCACTCAGCCACGCCCAAATCGCCACCTAAACTCCACCCACCACCCAGTCCCGCCCATTCTATGATTCGGCTCCACCCACTCTCCACCTgtaaacaaacttttttttattgtgcatGTGTGCCCTTTATTTTGGTCGTTATATGATGAGAATGGtgatagtatcagtagtagtggtagtagtagtagtagtagtagtagtagttgtagtagtagtagtagcagtagtaatagaagtaatagtagtaatagtagcaatagtaacagtgttttttttcgttgttaagTTTAGAAAAGATTATAatgactctgactctctctctctctctctctctctctctctctctctctctctctctctctctctctctctctctctctcacaggagtCACCATGACAGTCGGCACTGACAACCAGAAAACGCCCCTCGTCAAGATAGAGATGCAACGGACGAAGCTTGACGCTGATCTGGTGAAGCGTCACCTGGAGACGGACAACGAGGTGGCGATGCAACACATGCTCCAGAGCTGGAGTGTTGCCGATGTGCTGCGTCCCAATCTTGACGGCCAGGCGGTAGGCAATTCTCTCCACATCGCCGTCAAATGCGGAGCCGAAAAGTGTCTCAAAGTCTTGCTTAGTCACCGACTTTCCAAGGAGGAATTAGAGGCTCCTGACGACAAGGGACAGACGCCTCTGCTGACGGCAGTGGGCAAAGCGCGACACACAGCACTGGAACACCTGCTGAGTGCAGGAGCCAATGTCAATGCCCGCGATGACAACCACAAAGGAGCACTACACCTCCTAGTACTGAACCTCTCCAAAGACTCTGCACAGGCGGGGGACTTACTGAGGGTGGCAGACTTGTTACTATCCTCTACACACGTCAAGAAGCTAGACTTGGAGCCCCACGCCGACTTTCTTGACCTGACCGCCGCCACCCCGCTGGCCTTGGCTACCGCCAAGCTTCGGAAAGAAGACACAGCATCCTGGGTCGCCAATCTTCTTGAGCTGTGCAAGAAGCTGGTAAAAGCGGGTGCCTCATTGTCTGGAGATGTGAACGGCGCCACTGTGCAGCAGGTACTTACCCAGAAAGGATGCCTGACGGAGAAGGTGCTGAGCGAGCGAAAGCATCCCCCTCCGAGACACATAGCGGCTCACGTGGTGGACTTGGTCTGCATGCGCAGGAGCGGCAGCGAGGTGAGGGAGATGTTGCAGGGAGAGCGACCAGAAGACGCCCGTGAAGCAGTGAATTCAAAGCTCGGTAGCAACAGTCTGCTGTCATACGCTGTGAACATTATGAACACTTCTCTGGTGGAGGAGCTGCTCAGGTATGGCGCTGACCCCTGGCTGTTGGAATGGACGCACGAGCTGCCTCTCCACCGCGCCGCCGTCAAAGGCCACGTTGACATCTTCACCTTGCTTGTcgaaaagatgaagaacaacaacaagaccatCGATCTGCGGGACCACAGTGCCACCCTCATCAAGAAGCTCATGGAGAACAGTCACACCAAGACCACGCAGAACGAAGATCACTTGGCGTGTCTCCGCCACTTACTGAAAGAAGCCCAGCTTGACTTGAACCAGAAGGACCCTGATCTGACGCCGCTGCACTTGGCGGCGAAATATAACCAGCAGGAGGCGGTGAGGGAACTGCTGAGGGCAGGTGCCTTCCTTGGCGCACGCCACGTGGTGTTTGGGAAGGAATGCGGTGCTGCCTTGGACAGTGTTCTACCGGAAACACTGGAACACGCCATGGACGACTGCATTACACATTACTGTGACGACAAAAGTAACAAGACCGAGAACGTAGTCAGCGAACACTACACACTCCACCTCgactattgttttcttcttccaccagaGCAGGATGGCAACAACAGTGACACCAAACCAGTGAATGAAGTGGAGACGCTGATGGAAGTGTGCCACAGCGAAAGGCACCGTCACCTCATCAAACACCCCCTGGTGCAGACTTTGCTGTACGCTAAGTGGAAGAAGGTACAACCGTTGTACATCGGTAACCTGTTACTTTACTTGTTCTTCGTGTCAATGCTCACCACATTTGCCTACTTCCTAATAGACCTGCGCGCGATAGAAGAACATCTGTCAATGCTGCAGCTTAACGTTACCATAAATACCACCAGCCTGGAAGCCAGCAAGCAGGGGAAGCAAATCAAAGTGCACGTGTTCCTGGTTCTGCTGCTGCTCGCCTCACTGTTCATGTTGGTGAGAATGGTTTTGCAGATTAAGTTATCCTTCAAGTATCTCAAGAAAATTCAAAACTGGCTGCAATGGTCACTGTTAGTGATAGTGCCGGTGCTGTGCTTCGCGCCGCTGGAGATGGACTCAATAAGACAATGTTCAGCCTGGGCAATGATTATCGCCTGGTAAGTAGCTGGGCGTGTTTCTTTAATGGTGCcttaagggaagggagaggaggggtccCGTTGTGCACGTGAGAGCTAAGGTAGTAAACCTAGCTCCATAATTGTTGCAGGTTCGTGTTCGTGCTGAAGTTGGGCCGCGTGCCGTTCTTCGCTCTCTACATTACGATGCTGTGTCACGTCACCTCGAATTTCCTGAAGCTAATTGTCCTCTACAGCCTCCTCATCCTTGCCTTCACCCTCAGCTTTAACATCCTGCTCTTCCACCCCTTCGGAGAAAACCAGGTACTACATtcattcacatacacacacacacacacacacacacacacacacacacacacacacacacacacacacacacacacacacacacacacacacacacacacacacacacacacacacacacacacacacacacacacacacacacacacacacacacacctatataaACTATAtgtatcttctttccctctatacAGAATGAAAACTTCCTATCGTTTCCCAAGGCCGTCGTCATGTCCACAGGCGAGTTGGAATACTCCGACATGAGTGAGAAGTTCCCTGAGGCGTTGAGCACCTCCGCTATCATCATGACGCTCGTGTTTGTCTTTGCTATCATCTTGGTACTGATGAACGTGATGAATGCACTGGCCGTCACTGACGCGCAAGTAAggcactaagagagagagagagagagagagagagagagagagagagagagagagagagagagagagagagagagtatgagagtgtgtgtgtgtgtgtgtgtgtgtgtgtgtgtgtgtgtgtgtgtgtgtgtgtgttaataaaattatttttactgtgcaaatattattttcttttatctcttttacgTCACACCAATCACTCTGCCACTTTCTATTATACTGTAGAAACCACCTGTTCTTCACTCCAGGAAGTGGTGAACGACACCAAGCTGtactccctcatctccctccttgaACTGGTGAACGTGATAGAGACCTTCCTCAGCTCCCGCTTCGTACGCCCCTGTCTGGGTAACTTGCAGCTTCTGTCTGGGACCAACAACACTCCGTCCTTCCTGGCCAAGATCAACCACCCCAAGAAGCATGAGCGGCTCCTGTCCGGTCTCGACCACAAGACCCCGAACAAGCTGAATGACGAGTTTGCCGAGTGTCTCAGGTGCAGTGTCCAGTGTAAACATGCTAGGAACATTCCCCATGCAGATCTCTTGATGAATTATGTCcatatagatacacacacacacacacacacacacacacacacacacacacacacacacacacacacaca from Portunus trituberculatus isolate SZX2019 chromosome 47, ASM1759143v1, whole genome shotgun sequence carries:
- the LOC123498092 gene encoding transient receptor potential channel pyrexia-like codes for the protein MVKLEPSCASNTSNSTSTATTTTTTYNNNNYSTCTTTTTTTITPCRWAHRRLPLKGVTMTVGTDNQKTPLVKIEMQRTKLDADLVKRHLETDNEVAMQHMLQSWSVADVLRPNLDGQAVGNSLHIAVKCGAEKCLKVLLSHRLSKEELEAPDDKGQTPLLTAVGKARHTALEHLLSAGANVNARDDNHKGALHLLVLNLSKDSAQAGDLLRVADLLLSSTHVKKLDLEPHADFLDLTAATPLALATAKLRKEDTASWVANLLELCKKLVKAGASLSGDVNGATVQQVLTQKGCLTEKVLSERKHPPPRHIAAHVVDLVCMRRSGSEVREMLQGERPEDAREAVNSKLGSNSLLSYAVNIMNTSLVEELLRYGADPWLLEWTHELPLHRAAVKGHVDIFTLLVEKMKNNNKTIDLRDHSATLIKKLMENSHTKTTQNEDHLACLRHLLKEAQLDLNQKDPDLTPLHLAAKYNQQEAVRELLRAGAFLGARHVVFGKECGAALDSVLPETLEHAMDDCITHYCDDKSNKTENVVSEHYTLHLDYCFLLPPEQDGNNSDTKPVNEVETLMEVCHSERHRHLIKHPLVQTLLYAKWKKVQPLYIGNLLLYLFFVSMLTTFAYFLIDLRAIEEHLSMLQLNVTINTTSLEASKQGKQIKVHVFLVLLLLASLFMLVRMVLQIKLSFKYLKKIQNWLQWSLLVIVPVLCFAPLEMDSIRQCSAWAMIIAWFVFVLKLGRVPFFALYITMLCHVTSNFLKLIVLYSLLILAFTLSFNILLFHPFGENQNENFLSFPKAVVMSTGELEYSDMSEKFPEALSTSAIIMTLVFVFAIILVLMNVMNALAVTDAQEVVNDTKLYSLISLLELVNVIETFLSSRFVRPCLGNLQLLSGTNNTPSFLAKINHPKKHERLLSGLDHKTPNKLNDEFAECLRVHRLHHLEEKRSQQRNQATAELEDAVQNLTDHHPNLLRSLAAALRPSQ